The Tatumella ptyseos genome segment GTCTTTGCGTGGAATTGCCGAGGAGATTTGTTCAGTTCTACCTCTGACGGCTGTACTTCTCTCGCAGGTTGGACTGAAACAGGTGAATTGATACTTGCTCATAATGAAGATGGCCTACCTGAACTTTACGACAGTAGTTTTCTGGTTAATGTCATCCCAACCCATGGCGTAGAATTTGTCAGTTTTGCTTATCCTGGTTCGCTTTGTGGTCACACCTTTTCGGTGAATCGTTACGGCATCGTCAATATCGTCAATAATATTCGAGCTCACGAAAGACCACAGGGTTTACCACGCCAGATTCTCGCGAGGGCGGCCCTCAACGTAACATCTCTTGATAACGCTATTGCTGTATTACGCGAATCACCACGCTCTGGAGCCTTCCACCATACGTTAGCGCAAGCCGGTGACCCGCGGATCATTAGTCTGGAGGCAACAGGGACTAATTGTAGTGTTGAAGAAGTGGAACGCGTGTTGGGTCATGCTAACCATCTTATTCATCCTGCCCTTAGCAAGATTGCTCAGAAGATAACGGATAGCTCCGCCGCTCGACAATCTCGCATTGACCAACAGCTCTCGGAGCAGGACTTCCTCTCTAAGAAGCTGATGCTGACCTTCCTTTCTGATCAATATGACAAAACGTTGCCTATCTACCGGCAATCGCCGCAGGATCCAGACCAAGAAAATACCCTTGCGACGGCTATTTTCATTCTCTCCGCTGTGCAGGTGCACTGTGAGGTGTACCGAAAAGACCGTATAAATACGGAGAATCGTTACACTATAAACACGGACATCCACTGTGAAAACGTAGCTCAGGATCAGGCGAGCTAATCAGCTGTGCTTCGGCGCGTCCAATAGCCTGTACTCGAGCGGAGATATCAAACTCAGCAATTTGTTGGGCTAAGTGAAGGTAGTCTTGATAATGACGTGCTTCAGAGCGCAGTAACGAGGTATAAAACTTCGCTAATTCCGGGTCTAAATGGGGAGCCAATGCAGCGAAACGCTCACAAGATCTCGCTTCAATATAGGCACCACAAATGAGTTTATCCACCAGCGTCATTGGCTCATGAGTGGTCACCTCACGCATTAGTGATTTTGCATAGCGACTGGCCGTCATCTTTTTATAGGCGATTCCACGCTGCTGCATTATTTCCCAGACCTGATAAAAGTGATGTAACTCTTCTTTAATCAATAACATCATTTTTTCCACCAGTTCTCCTGCCCAGGCAAAATCAGTCGTGGTGGTGACAGGGCGACTTAATCCCTTATGCGCACGTATAAAATCAGGATCAGGTATTTCACGGTATACAAACGCTTCATAAGGCTTAAGCCACTCGAGGATCGCTTCACCACTGGGTTTATCGGCAACATATTTACGAATAAGCCAGGTAGCAGTCAGCGCCGCTTTCAATTCACAAACCAAATGATCCGTTAGCAGCAGCGGGAGATTCTCCGGCTTTCGCGCTTCATTAATCCAAGCATCGGGGGTCTGGCAGTGGAGGAAGTGTTGGATAGGTTGCAGTAGAGTTTGGGTGTTCATAGCATCATGTTAAGAGAGAAAAACACAGCAGACTTGGCTGCTGTGTATGAGATATTAATGACGAACACCGTTATCGTCTTCATCGATATCGTCATCTTCGTCGTCTTGCGCATCCGGATCTTCGAAGTAAGTGCCCCACCCGTCATAATCAACATTATGCTTACCAGCGATAGCGACCAATTGTACGACTTGCGCATCGATCAGTTCAGGATTGAGGGCGGATTCGCTAATAATGTCTACGCACATCACGGTGGTACCGTCTTCAAGTTCTAACTCTTCCGGCTCAGTCACTTCATAACCCGCTTTGAAGGCATCGACGGCCGCTTTTTCAAGTGCATCAAAGCTATCGCAAGAAAAATGATGTTCAATGGTGTAAAGCGCATCTGGATCGCTGCCGTCTTCCAGTAACTCTTCGATAATTGCTAACGTCTCTTCACGTTGCTCGGCTAATAATTCTTCACTGGACATACAAAACCTCTTTCGCTTCACACTGGAATAATACGGCTATTTTCCCACACACCGCGCGTCGGCACTACTCCCTAAACCAATAATCATCGAAATAAGTTGAAAGTGAATTCTTAGTCATATAAATTGAATATCAATTCAATATTAGGGAGTTCGTCATGTCTTCACTGTACCAGCGGTCGATTCTACGATTACTCGATTGTTCCCAGCAAGAGTTAACCCATCTTCTCACCCTTGCCGCCGACTTAAAACGTGCAAAAAAACTGGGAACCGAGCAGCGTTATCTTGAAGGTAAAAATATCGCGCTGATATTCGAAAAAGACTCGACGCGTACTCGCTGCTCTTTTGAAGTCGCTGCCTATGATCAAGGTGCTGGCGTAACCTATTTAGGGGCAAGCGGCAGCCAAATTGGACATAAAGAATCTATTAAAGATTCGGCACGAGTGCTGGGCAGAATGTATGACGGTATTCAGTATCGTGGCTATGGTCAATCTATCGTGGAAACCTTGGCGAACTATGCACAAGTCCCAGTCTGGAACGGCTTAACCACCGAGTTTCACCCAACACAGTTGTTAGCAGATTTACTTACCATGCAGGAACATCTGCCTGATACACCGTGGACTAAGATTAAACTGGCTTATCTCGGCGATGCGCAAAACAACATGGGTAATACCTTATTGGAAGCCGCAGCCCTGACAGGGTTACAATTAGTGATGGTTGCCCCGCAAGCCTGCTGGCCGGCAGCCGAATTAGTTGCGGAGTGTCAAACTCTGGCTGCACAACACGGCGGCTCAATCACCTTAACGGAGAATGTGCAGGAAGGGGTTCACGGGGCTGACTTCCTCTATACCGATGTCTGGGTGTCGATGGGCGAACCGAAAGAAGTGTGGGAAGAGCGTATTGCGTTATTACGCGATTACCAAGTTAATCAACAGGTGGTCACCGCAACAGGAAATCCGCAGGTCAAGTTCCTACACTGCCTCCCCGCCTTCCATGATACCGAGACCGTTGTAGGCAAACACATTGCAGAACAGTACGATCTACCACAAGGTATCGAAGTCACGGATGAGGTTTTTGAATCAGCACACAGTATCGTTTTCGATCAAGCGGAAAACCGTATGCACAGTATCAAAGCATTAATGGTGGCAACCTTAAGCGATCAAGTCTAATGGCCTACCCTGAGTGAGAATGGCCGATTTACGCTGCTGTTCTTACTCACCTTCTCCTCTACGCTATTCACGGGTGAACACGTTTACAACGATTACTTTTTCTCGATCTCGTTAACGGTAGGGGCGGCAGCGACTTAATGATGGTTAGCGGTATGGGACCGGTCTTAAGAAGACAATATGAAAGAAAAATTGAAGATAAGCTATTTTCCAAGCTTAGCTCCCTGCGTATAATACCGAGTATTCCGCTTAGAGAACTTTGTTATGCTAACGACGATTCGAACCCATCACATGCTAAACCTGCCAGTTGGCGGGAAGACATGTCATGGTTTTCTAAGCCCCATTATTCAGAAGAAAAGCTCCTTTAATAGGGGCTTTTTTTTTGCCATTAATATCAGTTGAGGATCTCTTCCGTGGCAAATCCCTTATATGGAAAACATATCGTTTCAATCAATGACTTCAGCCGTAACGAATTGGAGCTAGTTTTAGACACAGCAGCCGATTTAAAAGCCAATCCTCAGCCTGAGCAATTGAAGCATAAAGTGATTGGAAGCTGTTTTTTTGAAGCCTCAACCCGTACACGGCTCTCTTTTGAGACAGCCATCCAGCGGTTAGGCGCTTCAGCTGTAGGCTTTGCCGATGGCGGGAATACCTCTTTAGGTAAGAAAGGTGAGACACTTGCCGACACCATCTCGGTAATAAGTCAGTATGTGGATGCTATCGTTATGCGTCATCCACAGGAGGGCGCTGCACGGCTTGCGACCGAGTTTTCAGGCAATATCCCCATCTTAAATGCCGGTGATGGCGCTAACCAGCACCCGACACAGACACTATTAGATCTTTTTACCATTCAAGAGACCCAGCAGAGCCTTGATAATCTGCATATTGCAATGGTAGGCGATTTAAAATATGGCCGAACCGTCCACTCTTTGGCGCAAGCCTTATCGAAGTTTTCAGGTAATCACTTTTACTTTATCTCCCCTAGTGCCCTCGCTATGCCGACGTATATCACTGATATGTTGGAAGAAAGTGGTTGCCCCTGGTCACAGCATGACAGCATCGAAGAAATTATTCCTAAAGTGGATATTCTTTACATGACACGAGTTCAGAAAGAACGTTTAGATCCTTCGGAATACGCTAATGTGAAAGCACAATTCATTTTACGAGCTTCACATCTCACCGCCGCAAAACCGAATATGAAAGTACTTCACCCGCTTCCCCGTGTGGATGAAATCGCGACAGATGTCGATGAAACCCCCCATGCATGGTACTTCCAACAAGCAGGAAATGGGATTTATGCTCGGCAAGCACTATTGTCTTTGGTCTTAAATAAAACGCTGACAGGAGAGGTATCATGAATCAGGATAAATTACAGGTTGAAGCAATTAATAACGGGTGTGTGATCGACCATATTCCTGCTCGGCTTGGCTTTCGCCTGCTAACCTTATTTCGGCTTACTGAAACCGATCAGCGAGTCACCATTGGTCTAAATCTACCTTCTGGCGAAGGCCGTATTAAAGATCTGATCAAGATTGAAAACACCTTCCTCACCGCAGATCAAATTAACCAATTAGCGATCTACGCCCCTAATGCCACGATCAACAATATTGAGAATTTTAAAGTCGTAGCTAAGTTACGTCCCTCTTTGCCGGATGAAATTCGCACCGTGTTGGTCTGTCCTAATGCTAACTGTATTAGCCATAATGAACCGGTGAATTCACGTTTTGCTGTTAAGACGCGACGCAATGACCTGTATCTACGCTGTCATTATTGCGAAAAAGAATTTTCCCGTCAGGCGGTCATTGGACACTGGTAATCAACAGCCTGCTCCCTATAATGAGACTTCCGCTATCCGTTATCGTCATGAGGAAAAAGTATGTCACGTGAAATTAATACCCAAGATGCACCTGCTGCAATTGGCCCTTATGTGCAAGCAGTGGATCTAGGTCAGCTTGTTCTGACATCAGGTCAAATTCCAGTTGATCCTAAAACGGGTGAGGTTCCTGCTGAAATTGCAGCACAGACTCGCCAATCGTTGGATAACGTTAAAGCGATTATCGAACAAGCAGGATTGAGCGTAAAAAATATCGTTAAGACAACTGTATTCGTTAAAGACCTCAACGACTTTGCGACCATTAATGCAGCTTACGAGCAATTTTTCACTGAACACGAGGCACCTTTCCCTGCCCGTTCTTGTGTAGAAGTTGCCCGTTTACCTAAAGATGTCGGTATCGAAATCGAAGCTATCGCATTACGTAATTAATGAAATCTGGGCGGAGGTAATGTTAAGGCCTCTGCCACAGCAGTTTTGTGCCAAACCCTAACTGGTTATCTGTCATTTTTAACCGATTAATCCGTAACTGCCATAGCGGCGCCGATTTCGTTTTGGCAATGGGAAAACGTTGTTGATACGCCTCGAGTCCCCGTTGGCCCAGTTCCCCTTCAGCAAGAGTGATAACACCTTGGAACTGAACGCCTTGTAGCTGGGAGACCGACTCGGTTTGTGCGCTTACTGTACCGACTACCGACGGGGAAGCGACCATTAAACGGCCATGCTGGGTACTCGGTTCAGTCATTAGCCAAAAACTGACCGTTTCGTTATCTAATGCATAGAAGCAGTTAGCCGCCCAACACTCATCGCCATGTTGCGTGCATAGCGTCAGCACATGCTGGCCAGCTAAGTAATTTAGGCAGTGAGCTAATTCATCCACAAGGATCTCCTGACAATGCATGCAGACAGGGCCGTAAAACAGGCCAACTGCCAGTGGTATTTGTATCTGATTCAAACCGCGAAAGGGACACTCTATACCGGTATTACTACCGATGTGACTCGCCGCTTGACCGAGCACAGCAGTGGTCACGGTGCAAAAGCGTTACGCGGCCGGGGCCCGCTAACGGTTGTCTATCAAAGCCCGGCTGGCGATCGTGCAAGCGCACTACGTCTTGAATACCGAGTGAAGCAACTCAGTCGCTTAAAAAAATTGGTGATTGTAAGGCAGCAGCCGTCCGATATTAATGATTGGTTGATTCAGTCAGCTCAACACTAGGTAAGGTCAAGACTGCTTGGTATTGAGCTGCATCTTGCTCTTCAAGCGGATAAATTACGATCTCTTGTTCACTCAAGCTATCCAAAACTAGTCCTGAGGCAGAGGTAAAGCCTTGATTACGTAACCAAGGGAGTGCTTGATAGCCTACCACCGCGCGGTAGCTAAACTCATTTAAGCTATCTAGCCCTTCAAATAGTAAGTCCTTTGCGAGTGAAGTCGAACTGTACTGGGGGTCTATAACCGCTGCACTTATAACGACCCAATGGAGGTCTTCACCGTTCACTTGGATAGGACTGAAAGCTTGGTAGCCTAGTACTTTCCCTTCATCGTCCGTCGCCACTACACCCAGTGTAATAAAGCCTGCCTCACGGAGTGCCTGAATACGCTCCGCCAAGCGTGGGTCTTTTGCACCATGTCGAACAAGCGTATCGATCCCTGCTGCGTCGAGACCAATTTCAGTACGAAGAAGCATAGTTTTTCCTCTGCAAAGCGTGAAAATATTGGCAAGCGGTAAAAAGAAGGGGTCGGACAGACTTCGATTTACCTTGAAGAAAGTCAGCATAGCACACTCCATCTCATCTCGGTAACTAGGCAGAATAGAGTTGTACCGATGAAAAAAAGCTGCGTCACATCAATATTCCTTAGCCTCAGTTCGCACAAACTGCGAGTCATTTTCATTGGTAATGCGTAAAGTGTAAGCATGTAAGCCCCTTTATACGAAGGTATCCTATGTCTGAAAACCGCCCATTCAAGCTATCGGTGTTAGATCTCGCACCCATTCCGCAATCCTGTATTGCAAGAGATGCTTTCAAACGATCCTTAGCCCTAGCGCGCTTCGCAGAGCAAGCGGGATATCATCGTTATTGGTTAGCCGAACATCACAACATGCCAGGGATTGCTAGCGCAGCGACAAGTGTTCTCATCGGTTATTTGGCCGCTAACACCCGTCATTTACGCTTAGGTTCAGGTGGGGTAATGCTGCCCAACCACGCCCCTTTAGTGATTGCTGAACAGTTCGGGACCTTGGAATCACTCTACCCAGGAAGAATCGATTTAGGGATTGGTCGCGCCCCTGGTAGCGATCCCACCACTATGCAGGCTTTGCGTCGTCATAGTACGCCACAGATGGAGGAGCGTTTTCCAGCTGACGTTCAGCAATTAATTACCTGGTTCGATGCACAACAAGACGATACTTTCACTGTCCAACCCGTACCAGGGGTTGGATTGAATATCCCTATCTGGCTGTTGGGCTCCAGTATGTACAGTGCGCAACTCGCGGCAAGGTTGGGGCTTCCCTTCGCATTCGCCTCGCACTTCGCCCCGGACGTCATCAGTCAAGCAATCGAGCTTTACCGTAACGAGTTCGTTCCGTCAGCCCGATTATCGCAACCTTATGTCATGATAGGGGTAAATATTATCGCGGCAGAAAGTCGGGCGCGGGCACGCTTTCTCTTTACCTCACAACAGCAGCAATTTATTAACTTACGGCGTGGTGTGCCGGGAAAACTTCCTGAACCGGTAGAGACTATGGATAAAATTTGGACTCCTGCCGAGAAGTTTGGTGTGGAACGAGCATTGAGTCTATCCTTAGTCGGTGATCTTGCAGGAGTGACTCATGGATTACGCGCTATTCAGCAGCAGTATCAAGTCGATGAGGTAATGGTTAACGGTCAGATCTACGATAATGATGCGCGGATCTATTCTTACCAACTAGCAATGGAAGCTCACCAAGCTATTCATTCTCTTTCAGCATAAAAAAAGGGAGCCAATTGGCTCCCTTACTCATTCTAACCGCATTAATTAACGGCGTGATTCTTCACGGCGTCCACGATGACCTTCACCGCGGTTACCTTCGTTACGGTTACCGCCGCCAAAACGACGTCCGCCTTCACGACCACCACGACCAGCACCATCACGGCTACCGCCGTCACGACCGCCACGCCCACGGCGAGGTTCGCCTGGTTGCGCATCACCCATCAACTGCATGTTCATCGGTTTGTTCAGGATACGGGTTTTAGTGAAGTGTTGTAATACTTCGCCCGGCATACCTTTTGGTAACTCGATCGTTGAGTGACCATCAAACAATTTGATGTTACCGATATAACGGCTGCTGATATCACCTTCGTTAGCGATGGCACCAACGATATGACGAACTTCAACGCCATCATTGCGGCCAACTTCGATACGGTACAGCTGCATATCACCCACATCACGACGCTCACGACGTGGACGATCTTCACGGTTACCACGACGGTCATCACCGCGACGCTCGTCACGACGATCATCACGCTCGCGGAATTCACGACGTGGAGGACGTGGTGCTTCAGCAGGAACGATTAATGAACGCTCACCTTGAGCCATTTTCAGCAGGGCTGCAGCCAGTGTTTCCATATCAAGATCTTCTTGAGGAGACAGCTTAGTCAACAGACCACGGTAGAGGTCAAGATCACTACTTTCCAGCTGCTGTTGAACACGCGCAGCAAATTTCTCTTGGCGACGAGTGCTTAACAATTCTGCATTGGGAAGTTCAACTTCAGGAATCGTTAGCTTCATTGTACGTTCGATGTTACGCAGCAGACGGCGCTCACGGTTTTCAACAAATAGTAAAGCACGACCTGCGCGCCCCGCACGACCAGTACGGCCAATACGGTGAACGTAAGATTCTGCATCTAATGGGATGTCGTAGTTAACAACTAAGCTAATACGCTCAACGTCTAATCCACGCGCCGCAACATCAGTCGCGATCAGGATATCAAGACGACCATCTTTTAAACGCTCAAGTGTTTGCTCGCGTAATGCTTGGTTCATGTCACCGTTTAACGCTGCGCTGTTATAACCGTTACGCTCTAAGGTTTCAGCCACTTCTAAGGTTGCATTTTTCGTCCGGACGAAAATAATCGCCGCGTCAAAATCTTCCGCTTCTAAGAAACGAACTAATGCATCACTTTTACGACCATAGGCAGTCCAATAAGATTGGCTGATGTCTGGACGTGTAGTTAAGCTCGATTGAATACGAACTTCTTGTGGGTTGTTCATAAAACGACGGGTAATACGACGGATCGCTTCTGGCATCGTGGCCGAGAATAGTGCCGTCTGATGACCTTCTGGGATTTGCGCCATGATGGTTTCAACGTCTTCGATGAAGCCCATACGAAGCATTTCATCCGCTTCGTCCAGCACTAAGCCACGCAGATTTGAGAGATCAAGCGTACCGCGTTTTAAGTGATCAAGTAAACGTCCTGGGGTACCAACAACAATTTGTGGACCTTGACGTAATGCGCGCAGTTGAACGTCATAACGTTGGCCACCGTAAAGAGCCAGAACATTAACGCCACGCATATGTTTTGAGAATTCGTTACATGCTTCACCTACTTGAACTGCCAGCTCACGAGTTGGCGCGAGCACCAGAATTTGTGGCGCTTTTAAAGTAGGATCGATGTTGTTTAGTAATGGCAGTGAAAATGCTGCCGTTTTACCACTTCCGGTTTGGGCCATACCCAATACATCACGGCCAGCTAGCAGGTGTGGAATACACTCGGCTTGAATAGGTGATGGTTTTACGTAACCCAGATCATTCAGTGCAGAAAGAATGGATTCGTTAAGGCCTAGATCGGAAAAAGTGGTTTGAATATCAGTCATGTAGTACAAGTGCCTCTTAGATTGCGGCGGCCAGTCTACATAACTCGTCATGAAAACTTTCAGGTCTTTTCATTGATAAGTGTGAACCGGCTCAAATTAGAAGTTTTTGACAAAAAAACACCCTCATCCCATAAGGATGATGGAAAATTAATTCCTAGATGAAGAGTTTTGTCAGCTATTGCTGGTCAGATTCTGATAAGTCGTCTTGTGCTTGGCCAAGTAGCGCCAGCTCCAACAATGCATATCGGTGCTCAACAAAGTTATTCACATTGTTAGCGACCGTCAGTTTGAATAACGCTTCTGCGTTATCCTTCTCCCCCAGACTTAGGTAATGTTCACCTAAATAGAAGTTGGTTTCACTGAGATGTTCAGCGAGCGAGGTGTTATCCGTAGCATCTTCCTGAAGACTCTGCATCAGCTGCTTTTCGCTGATTTTTCCCAGGTAGAATTCGACTATTTTCCATCCCCATTGATCTCTTTTCGCCGCATTATAACGTTGTTGCAATGCAGACGTTGCTTTGTTGGCATCTAATTTTTCTTCCGCCAAGTAAAGCCATAAACTCCGAAAAGGGTCATTGGGATCGTCGTGATAAAACGCCAGCAGATCATCTTGCGCTAGCTTGTACCGTCCACCATAGTAAAACGCGATGCCACGGTTAAGATGCGCATAATTGTAAGTTGGATCAAGCTCCAGTACAGAATCAAACGCTTCATAGGCAGCATCATAGTTGCCTGCCTGCGTAAGATAAATACCTAAATAATTGAAGACTTCAGGTATATCAGGTCTTATGGACAATGCTTGGGAAAAGTCATTCCGCGCTAATGCCCGCAAACCTAGACTATCATACAACACTCCGCGCTCATATAACAACTGTGCGCGTTCATCTTCTGTCAGTGAACGACTGGCAAGTATTTGTTCCATACGTGCCAGCATCACTTCTTGTTGCAAGGTAGGCTGCAAAGGAACGGCTAATACCTCGTCCTTACGCCAATTTGCGTTGCTACATCCAGCCAGCAACAAAGCTGTCGCAATAAAACCCCAGCGTAAATAAGGCTTCATTCTTCCACTCCCAGGTACCAGCATGCGGATGCAGTCAACAATAAGGTGTCTCAATACTGTGACACCTTAAAAAATAAATCCTGCTTCTATAATGAAGCAGGAAGGTAGACGACGATTATTCTGCGTCAGTCGCTGGCGCGTCGGTCGCTTCAGATGCTTCAGCTTGTGGCTTTTCCATAGCTTCTTTCATACTCAAGCGTACGCGGCCTTGACGATCGATCTCTAAGACCTTAACCGGCACTTCTTGCGCCATTTGTAGGTAATCAGAGACTTTCTCTACGCGCTTATCGGCGATTTGAGAAATGTGTACCAGACCTTCTTTACCGCCGCCGATCGAGACGAATGCACCGAAGTCAACGATACGAGTAACTTTACCATTATAGATACGGCCAACTTCGATATCAGCGGTGATCTCTTCGATGCGACGAATCGCTTCTTTCGCTTTATCACCATCTGTCGCAGCAATTTTGACAGTACCATCATCTTCGATTTCGATCGTTGTACCCGTTTCTTCTGTCAGCGCACGGATAACTGAACCACCTTTACCGATCACGTCCTTGATCTTGTCAGGACTGATACGGATAGTGTGGATACGAGGAGCGAACTCAGAGATATCACCACGGTGAGTACCGATCGCTTCTTCCATCACACTCAGGATATGTAAACGAGCACCTTTCGCTTGGCTTAGGGCTGCTTGCATGATTTCGCGAGTGATACCTTCAATTTTGATATCCATTTGTAGCGCAGTAATACCTTCACGGCTTCCTGCAACTTTAAAGTCCATATCTCCAAGGTGGTCTTCATCACCTAAGATGTCAGACAGGACAACAAAACGCTCATCTTCTTTTACTAAGCCCATTGCGATACCGGCTACCGCTGCTTTAATCGGTACACCTGCATCCATCAGTGCTAGTGATGCGCCACATACAGAGGCCATTGATGAAGAACCGTTTGATTCAGTAATCTCTGATACCACACGAACGGTATACGGGAATTCATCTTGCTTAGGCATCACGGCTAATACGCCACGTTTCGCTAAACGACCGTGACCAATT includes the following:
- the argF gene encoding ornithine carbamoyltransferase, which codes for MSSLYQRSILRLLDCSQQELTHLLTLAADLKRAKKLGTEQRYLEGKNIALIFEKDSTRTRCSFEVAAYDQGAGVTYLGASGSQIGHKESIKDSARVLGRMYDGIQYRGYGQSIVETLANYAQVPVWNGLTTEFHPTQLLADLLTMQEHLPDTPWTKIKLAYLGDAQNNMGNTLLEAAALTGLQLVMVAPQACWPAAELVAECQTLAAQHGGSITLTENVQEGVHGADFLYTDVWVSMGEPKEVWEERIALLRDYQVNQQVVTATGNPQVKFLHCLPAFHDTETVVGKHIAEQYDLPQGIEVTDEVFESAHSIVFDQAENRMHSIKALMVATLSDQV
- a CDS encoding YhbP family protein, with amino-acid sequence MDELAHCLNYLAGQHVLTLCTQHGDECWAANCFYALDNETVSFWLMTEPSTQHGRLMVASPSVVGTVSAQTESVSQLQGVQFQGVITLAEGELGQRGLEAYQQRFPIAKTKSAPLWQLRINRLKMTDNQLGFGTKLLWQRP
- the rraB gene encoding ribonuclease E inhibitor RraB, coding for MSSEELLAEQREETLAIIEELLEDGSDPDALYTIEHHFSCDSFDALEKAAVDAFKAGYEVTEPEELELEDGTTVMCVDIISESALNPELIDAQVVQLVAIAGKHNVDYDGWGTYFEDPDAQDDEDDDIDEDDNGVRH
- a CDS encoding luciferase-like monooxygenase, producing the protein MSENRPFKLSVLDLAPIPQSCIARDAFKRSLALARFAEQAGYHRYWLAEHHNMPGIASAATSVLIGYLAANTRHLRLGSGGVMLPNHAPLVIAEQFGTLESLYPGRIDLGIGRAPGSDPTTMQALRRHSTPQMEERFPADVQQLITWFDAQQDDTFTVQPVPGVGLNIPIWLLGSSMYSAQLAARLGLPFAFASHFAPDVISQAIELYRNEFVPSARLSQPYVMIGVNIIAAESRARARFLFTSQQQQFINLRRGVPGKLPEPVETMDKIWTPAEKFGVERALSLSLVGDLAGVTHGLRAIQQQYQVDEVMVNGQIYDNDARIYSYQLAMEAHQAIHSLSA
- the yrbN gene encoding protein YrbN; its protein translation is MKRPESFHDELCRLAAAI
- the miaE gene encoding tRNA isopentenyl-2-thiomethyl-A-37 hydroxylase MiaE; the protein is MNTQTLLQPIQHFLHCQTPDAWINEARKPENLPLLLTDHLVCELKAALTATWLIRKYVADKPSGEAILEWLKPYEAFVYREIPDPDFIRAHKGLSRPVTTTTDFAWAGELVEKMMLLIKEELHHFYQVWEIMQQRGIAYKKMTASRYAKSLMREVTTHEPMTLVDKLICGAYIEARSCERFAALAPHLDPELAKFYTSLLRSEARHYQDYLHLAQQIAEFDISARVQAIGRAEAQLISSPDPELRFHSGCPCL
- a CDS encoding GNAT family N-acetyltransferase, coding for MLLRTEIGLDAAGIDTLVRHGAKDPRLAERIQALREAGFITLGVVATDDEGKVLGYQAFSPIQVNGEDLHWVVISAAVIDPQYSSTSLAKDLLFEGLDSLNEFSYRAVVGYQALPWLRNQGFTSASGLVLDSLSEQEIVIYPLEEQDAAQYQAVLTLPSVELTESTNH
- a CDS encoding DEAD/DEAH family ATP-dependent RNA helicase, producing MTDIQTTFSDLGLNESILSALNDLGYVKPSPIQAECIPHLLAGRDVLGMAQTGSGKTAAFSLPLLNNIDPTLKAPQILVLAPTRELAVQVGEACNEFSKHMRGVNVLALYGGQRYDVQLRALRQGPQIVVGTPGRLLDHLKRGTLDLSNLRGLVLDEADEMLRMGFIEDVETIMAQIPEGHQTALFSATMPEAIRRITRRFMNNPQEVRIQSSLTTRPDISQSYWTAYGRKSDALVRFLEAEDFDAAIIFVRTKNATLEVAETLERNGYNSAALNGDMNQALREQTLERLKDGRLDILIATDVAARGLDVERISLVVNYDIPLDAESYVHRIGRTGRAGRAGRALLFVENRERRLLRNIERTMKLTIPEVELPNAELLSTRRQEKFAARVQQQLESSDLDLYRGLLTKLSPQEDLDMETLAAALLKMAQGERSLIVPAEAPRPPRREFRERDDRRDERRGDDRRGNREDRPRRERRDVGDMQLYRIEVGRNDGVEVRHIVGAIANEGDISSRYIGNIKLFDGHSTIELPKGMPGEVLQHFTKTRILNKPMNMQLMGDAQPGEPRRGRGGRDGGSRDGAGRGGREGGRRFGGGNRNEGNRGEGHRGRREESRR
- a CDS encoding C45 family autoproteolytic acyltransferase/hydolase produces the protein MNFLTITGSPQEIGTQLGRAGQQAWHQVLVHTPLWQRVMEQQNSAELNELARCVELTFPDIWQELQGLAVGLNAPFKQVFAWNCRGDLFSSTSDGCTSLAGWTETGELILAHNEDGLPELYDSSFLVNVIPTHGVEFVSFAYPGSLCGHTFSVNRYGIVNIVNNIRAHERPQGLPRQILARAALNVTSLDNAIAVLRESPRSGAFHHTLAQAGDPRIISLEATGTNCSVEEVERVLGHANHLIHPALSKIAQKITDSSAARQSRIDQQLSEQDFLSKKLMLTFLSDQYDKTLPIYRQSPQDPDQENTLATAIFILSAVQVHCEVYRKDRINTENRYTINTDIHCENVAQDQAS
- the pyrI gene encoding aspartate carbamoyltransferase regulatory subunit, whose product is MNQDKLQVEAINNGCVIDHIPARLGFRLLTLFRLTETDQRVTIGLNLPSGEGRIKDLIKIENTFLTADQINQLAIYAPNATINNIENFKVVAKLRPSLPDEIRTVLVCPNANCISHNEPVNSRFAVKTRRNDLYLRCHYCEKEFSRQAVIGHW
- the pyrB gene encoding aspartate carbamoyltransferase, whose translation is MANPLYGKHIVSINDFSRNELELVLDTAADLKANPQPEQLKHKVIGSCFFEASTRTRLSFETAIQRLGASAVGFADGGNTSLGKKGETLADTISVISQYVDAIVMRHPQEGAARLATEFSGNIPILNAGDGANQHPTQTLLDLFTIQETQQSLDNLHIAMVGDLKYGRTVHSLAQALSKFSGNHFYFISPSALAMPTYITDMLEESGCPWSQHDSIEEIIPKVDILYMTRVQKERLDPSEYANVKAQFILRASHLTAAKPNMKVLHPLPRVDEIATDVDETPHAWYFQQAGNGIYARQALLSLVLNKTLTGEVS
- a CDS encoding RidA family protein, which produces MSREINTQDAPAAIGPYVQAVDLGQLVLTSGQIPVDPKTGEVPAEIAAQTRQSLDNVKAIIEQAGLSVKNIVKTTVFVKDLNDFATINAAYEQFFTEHEAPFPARSCVEVARLPKDVGIEIEAIALRN
- a CDS encoding GIY-YIG nuclease family protein, producing MHADRAVKQANCQWYLYLIQTAKGTLYTGITTDVTRRLTEHSSGHGAKALRGRGPLTVVYQSPAGDRASALRLEYRVKQLSRLKKLVIVRQQPSDINDWLIQSAQH